In one window of Cytophagaceae bacterium ABcell3 DNA:
- a CDS encoding S8 family serine peptidase, producing the protein MAKSRLLLFFLLLTVTFPVWSQSYRKHVIRFSNKEGTPYSVFEPEEFLSERAIDRRDKYNIPITEDDLPVNPAYCDSIRSTGASLLYTSKWFNAAVVLADEEQLNQINNFSFVRSSDRVTRVKISTEPQEESIVDENNAAYRSAETNPLYGLSYNQIAMMNGQHMHSEGYKGEGMLIAVLDAGFNRADEQPYFRHLFNEGKILGTYDFVDNEEEVYEDHPHGTHVLSLMGAYQEGEIIGTAYQAEFLLLRTEDASSELQIEEVNWLLGAEYADSAGADILQTSLGYTTFDDPSMDYSYEDMDGETSLIVRASTFAASKGMLLVASAGNEGSRSWRHIVTPADGKEVLAVGAVNDQGRYASFSSIGPTADGRIKPDVTAQGNRVYIGQVNGSVSTGSGTSYSAPLVAGLAAGLWQSCREKSAVEIREIIKASASQYEHPDNRYGYGIPNYLKAREMMKGEEEIVEGIAFGPNPVADEPFFIHVPTEKVRPFDVRLIDNTGKIVDSFSGTASPPTSKFRVDTANLLPGMYLVQVHIENQSTLFKLLKVVR; encoded by the coding sequence ATGGCAAAGAGTAGACTGCTGTTATTCTTTTTATTATTGACTGTTACTTTTCCGGTATGGTCACAATCGTACCGCAAACATGTCATAAGATTTTCTAATAAAGAAGGTACTCCATACTCTGTCTTTGAACCAGAAGAATTCTTGTCAGAACGTGCTATTGACCGGCGCGATAAATACAATATACCAATTACCGAAGATGACCTACCCGTTAACCCTGCGTATTGTGATTCTATTCGTAGCACAGGTGCTTCTCTTTTATATACCTCCAAGTGGTTCAATGCCGCAGTGGTCTTAGCGGATGAAGAGCAATTAAATCAAATTAACAATTTCTCTTTTGTTAGGAGCAGTGATCGAGTAACCAGGGTGAAGATCTCCACTGAACCTCAAGAAGAGTCCATAGTTGATGAGAATAATGCTGCTTATCGCAGTGCCGAAACAAACCCTTTGTACGGACTTTCTTATAATCAGATCGCGATGATGAATGGGCAGCATATGCATTCTGAAGGGTATAAAGGTGAGGGAATGTTGATTGCTGTACTGGATGCTGGTTTTAACAGGGCAGATGAACAGCCTTATTTCAGGCATTTGTTCAATGAAGGTAAAATACTAGGCACCTATGACTTTGTTGATAACGAGGAGGAAGTGTACGAAGACCACCCACACGGAACACATGTGCTTTCGTTAATGGGCGCTTACCAAGAGGGAGAAATCATAGGTACGGCCTACCAAGCGGAATTTTTGCTTCTAAGGACAGAAGATGCTTCTTCCGAACTTCAGATCGAGGAGGTAAATTGGCTTTTGGGCGCCGAATATGCTGATAGTGCTGGTGCTGACATCTTGCAGACCAGCTTAGGGTATACTACTTTTGACGATCCATCTATGGATTATTCCTATGAAGATATGGATGGGGAAACCAGTTTGATTGTGCGGGCATCTACTTTTGCTGCATCTAAGGGCATGTTGTTAGTAGCAAGTGCAGGCAATGAAGGAAGCCGGTCTTGGCGCCATATTGTCACACCTGCCGATGGGAAAGAGGTATTGGCTGTTGGCGCGGTCAATGACCAAGGACGGTATGCGAGTTTCAGCTCCATAGGGCCTACGGCTGATGGAAGGATAAAGCCTGATGTGACCGCCCAAGGCAATAGGGTCTATATAGGGCAAGTCAATGGTAGTGTGAGCACAGGGTCGGGTACTTCCTATTCAGCACCTTTGGTTGCAGGGCTGGCTGCTGGCTTATGGCAGTCTTGCCGGGAAAAATCGGCAGTAGAGATAAGGGAAATTATTAAAGCCTCTGCCTCTCAATATGAGCACCCCGACAACCGCTATGGTTATGGTATTCCCAACTATTTAAAAGCAAGAGAAATGATGAAAGGGGAAGAAGAGATAGTTGAAGGTATTGCCTTTGGTCCCAATCCAGTAGCAGACGAGCCTTTTTTTATACATGTTCCTACAGAGAAAGTAAGGCCTTTTGATGTACGGCTGATAGATAATACTGGAAAAATCGTAGACTCTTTCTCTGGTACAGCATCCCCTCCAACATCCAAGTTTCGTGTGGATACAGCTAACTTGCTACCCGGCATGTATCTGGTACAGGTACATATTGAAAACCAAAGCACCTTGTTTAAGCTTTTGAAGGTGGTTAGGTGA
- the mnmA gene encoding tRNA 2-thiouridine(34) synthase MnmA: protein MTNKGRVLVAMSGGIDSSVAAVMLHEEGYEVIGMTMKTWDYVSSGGNNKKETGCCSLDSINDARNVAVSLGFPHYILDIREEFGDYVIDHFTDEYLAGRTPNPCVMCNTHIKWDALLRRADQLKCDFIATGHYAQLREENGRYVISKGIDENKDQSYALWGISQESLSRTIFPLGKLKKTAIKEFAKDRGFVELVNKSESYEICFVPDNDYRGFLKRRIPGLEEHVKGGEFVLEDGTVVGTHEGYPFYTIGQRKGLGVALGYPVYVSEIIKDKNRVVLSSVEGLARDGMWVSKLIMGKYVDLKGRKLETVTKVRYNDKGTPACIEQVDDKMKVLFQKGVYAIAPGQAAVFYEGNDVVGGGWIESSFKQSEAS, encoded by the coding sequence ATGACAAATAAAGGTAGGGTTTTGGTAGCCATGAGCGGTGGTATAGATAGTTCTGTGGCAGCCGTTATGCTTCACGAAGAGGGGTATGAAGTAATTGGTATGACTATGAAAACCTGGGACTATGTATCCTCAGGTGGAAACAATAAGAAAGAAACTGGTTGTTGCAGCCTTGACTCTATCAATGATGCAAGGAATGTTGCTGTAAGCTTAGGCTTTCCTCACTATATACTTGATATCAGGGAAGAATTTGGAGATTATGTGATCGATCACTTTACTGATGAGTATCTGGCTGGTCGTACTCCTAACCCTTGCGTAATGTGCAATACCCATATCAAGTGGGATGCCTTGTTGCGCAGAGCTGATCAATTGAAATGTGATTTTATAGCTACAGGGCATTATGCGCAGTTGAGAGAGGAAAATGGCAGGTATGTCATATCTAAAGGAATAGATGAAAACAAAGATCAGTCTTACGCTTTGTGGGGCATTTCGCAGGAGAGCCTTAGTAGGACAATATTTCCTCTTGGCAAACTTAAAAAAACGGCTATTAAAGAATTTGCCAAAGATAGAGGCTTTGTAGAGCTTGTCAACAAATCTGAGTCTTATGAAATATGCTTTGTGCCGGACAATGATTATAGGGGCTTTCTCAAAAGAAGAATACCTGGACTTGAAGAGCATGTAAAAGGTGGCGAGTTTGTGCTGGAAGACGGTACGGTGGTAGGCACGCATGAAGGGTACCCGTTTTATACTATTGGACAGCGTAAAGGATTAGGGGTCGCTCTTGGATACCCTGTATATGTTTCTGAAATTATTAAAGATAAAAACAGGGTTGTCCTGTCTTCTGTGGAAGGCCTGGCCCGTGATGGTATGTGGGTAAGTAAATTGATTATGGGCAAATATGTAGATCTTAAAGGCAGAAAACTAGAAACGGTGACAAAGGTTCGGTATAACGATAAAGGTACGCCTGCATGTATAGAGCAGGTGGACGATAAGATGAAGGTCTTGTTTCAAAAAGGTGTTTACGCTATAGCGCCTGGACAGGCCGCTGTATTCTACGAAGGAAACGATGTCGTTGGTGGTGGCTGGATTGAGTCTAGTTTTAAGCAAAGTGAAGCATCATAA